Proteins encoded by one window of Arabidopsis thaliana chromosome 2, partial sequence:
- the KCS10 gene encoding 3-ketoacyl-CoA synthase 10 (3-ketoacyl-CoA synthase 10 (KCS10); FUNCTIONS IN: transferase activity, transferring acyl groups other than amino-acyl groups, catalytic activity, acyltransferase activity; INVOLVED IN: in 8 processes; LOCATED IN: endoplasmic reticulum, membrane; EXPRESSED IN: 26 plant structures; EXPRESSED DURING: 13 growth stages; CONTAINS InterPro DOMAIN/s: Thiolase-like (InterPro:IPR016039), Very-long-chain 3-ketoacyl-CoA synthase (InterPro:IPR012392), 3-Oxoacyl-[acyl-carrier-protein (ACP)] synthase III C-terminal (InterPro:IPR013747), FAE1/Type III polyketide synthase-like protein (InterPro:IPR013601), Thiolase-like, subgroup (InterPro:IPR016038); BEST Arabidopsis thaliana protein match is: 3-ketoacyl-CoA synthase 4 (TAIR:AT1G19440.1); Has 1723 Blast hits to 1687 proteins in 351 species: Archae - 0; Bacteria - 632; Metazoa - 0; Fungi - 0; Plants - 985; Viruses - 0; Other Eukaryotes - 106 (source: NCBI BLink).): MGRSNEQDLLSTEIVNRGIEPSGPNAGSPTFSVRVRRRLPDFLQSVNLKYVKLGYHYLINHAVYLATIPVLVLVFSAEVGSLSREEIWKKLWDYDLATVIGFFGVFVLTACVYFMSRPRSVYLIDFACYKPSDEHKVTKEEFIELARKSGKFDEETLGFKKRILQASGIGDETYVPRSISSSENITTMKEGREEASTVIFGALDELFEKTRVKPKDVGVLVVNCSIFNPTPSLSAMVINHYKMRGNILSYNLGGMGCSAGIIAIDLARDMLQSNPNSYAVVVSTEMVGYNWYVGSDKSMVIPNCFFRMGCSAVMLSNRRRDFRHAKYRLEHIVRTHKAADDRSFRSVYQEEDEQGFKGLKISRDLMEVGGEALKTNITTLGPLVLPFSEQLLFFAALLRRTFSPAAKTSTTTSFSTSATAKTNGIKSSSSDLSKPYIPDYKLAFEHFCFHAASKVVLEELQKNLGLSEENMEASRMTLHRFGNTSSSGIWYELAYMEAKESVRRGDRVWQIAFGSGFKCNSVVWKAMRKVKKPTRNNPWVDCINRYPVPL; the protein is encoded by the exons atggGTAGATCCAACGAGCAAGATCTGCTCTCTACCGAGATCGTTAATCGTGGGATCGAACCATCCGGTCCTAACGCCGGCTCACCAACGTTCTCGGTTAGGGTCAGGAGACGTTTGCCTGATTTTCTTCAGTCGGTGAACTTGAAGTACGTGAAACTTGGTTACCACTACCTCATAAACCATGCGGTTTATTTGGCGACCATACCGGTTCTTGTGCTGGTTTTTAGTGCTGAGGTTGGGAGTTTaagcagagaagagatttGGAAGAAGCTTTGGGACTATGATCTTGCAACTGTTATCGGATTCTTCGGTGTCTTTGTTTTAACCGCTTGTGTCTACTTCATGTCTCGTCCTCGCTCTGTTTATCTTATTGATTTCGCTTGTTACAAGCCCTCCGATGAACACAAG GTGACAAAAGAAGAGTTCATAGAACTAGCGAGAAAATCAGGGAAGTTCGACGAAGAGACACTCGGTTTCAAGAAGAGGATCTTACAAGCCTCAGGCATAGGCGACGAGACATACGTCCCAAGATCCATCTCTTCATCAGAAAACATAACAACGATGAAAGAAGGTCGTGAAGAAGCCTCTACAGTGATCTTTGGAGCACTAGACGAACTCTTCGAGAAGACACGTGTAAAACCTAAAGACGTTGGTGTCCTTGTGGTTAACTGTAGCATTTTCAACCCGACACCGTCGTTGTCCGCAATGGTGATAAACCATTACAAGATGAGAGGGAACATACTTAGTTACAACCTTGGAGGGATGGGATGTTCGGCTGGAATCATAGCTATTGATCTTGCTCGTGACATGCTTCAGTCTAACCCTAATAGTTATGCTGTTGTTGTGAGTACTGAGATGGTTGGGTATAATTGGTACGTGGGAAGTGACAAGTCAATGGTTATACCTAATTGTTTCTTTAGGATGGGTTGTTCTGCCGTTATGCTCTCTAACCGTCGTCGTGACTTTCGCCATGCTAAGTACCGTCTCGAGCACATTGTCCGAACTCATAAGGCTGCTGACGACCGTAGCTTCAG GAGTGTGTAccaggaagaagatgaacaaggATTCAAGGGGTTGAAGATAAGTAGAGACTTAATGGAAGTTGGAGGTGAAGCTCTCAAGACAAACATCACTACCTTAGGTCCTCTTGTCCTACCTTTCTCCGAgcagcttctcttctttgctgcTTTGCTCCGCCGAACATTCTCACCTGCTGCCAAAACGTCCACAACCACTTCCTTCTCTACTTCCGCCACCGCAAAAACCAATGGAATCAAGTCTTCCTCTTCCGATCTGTCCAAGCCATACATCCCGGACTACAAGCTCGCCTTCGAGCATTTTTGCTTCCACGCGGCAAGCAAAGTAGTGCTTGAAGAGCTTCAAAAGAATCTAGGCTTGAGTGAAGAGAATATGGAGGCTTCTAGGATGACACTTCACAGGTTTGGAAACACTTCTAGCAGTGGAATCTGGTATGAGTTGGCTTACATGGAGGCCAAGGAAAGTGTTCGTAGAGGCGATAGGGTTTGGCAGATCGCTTTCGGTTCTGGTTTTAAGTGTAACAGTGTGGTGTGGAAGGCAATGAGGAAGGTGAAGAAGCCAACCAGGAACAATCCTTGGGTGGATTGCATCAACCGTTACCCTGTGCCTCTCTAA
- the 3BETAHSD/D2 gene encoding 3beta-hydroxysteroid-dehydrogenase/decarboxylase isoform 2 (3beta-hydroxysteroid-dehydrogenase/decarboxylase isoform 2 (3BETAHSD/D2); FUNCTIONS IN: 3-beta-hydroxy-delta5-steroid dehydrogenase activity, sterol-4-alpha-carboxylate 3-dehydrogenase (decarboxylating) activity; INVOLVED IN: steroid biosynthetic process, metabolic process; LOCATED IN: membrane; EXPRESSED IN: 12 plant structures; EXPRESSED DURING: 4 anthesis, petal differentiation and expansion stage, E expanded cotyledon stage, D bilateral stage; CONTAINS InterPro DOMAIN/s: Reticulon (InterPro:IPR003388), NAD(P)-binding domain (InterPro:IPR016040), 3-beta hydroxysteroid dehydrogenase/isomerase (InterPro:IPR002225); BEST Arabidopsis thaliana protein match is: 3beta-hydroxysteroid-dehydrogenase/decarboxylase isoform 1 (TAIR:AT1G47290.2); Has 35333 Blast hits to 34131 proteins in 2444 species: Archae - 798; Bacteria - 22429; Metazoa - 974; Fungi - 991; Plants - 531; Viruses - 0; Other Eukaryotes - 9610 (source: NCBI BLink).), producing the protein MSPAATETERWCVVTGGRGFAARHLVEMLVRYEMFCVRIADLAPAIMLDPQEGNGVLDEGLRSGRVQYISADLRDKSQVVKAFQGAEVVFHMAAPDSSINNHQLQYSVNVQGTQNVIDACVDVGVKRLIYTSSPSVVFDGVHGILNGTESMAYPIKHNDSYSATKAEGEELIMKANGRNGLLTCCIRPSSIFGPGDRLLVPSLVAAARAGKSKFIIGDGNNLYDFTYVENVAHAHVCAERALASGGDVSTKAAGQAYFITNMEPIKFWEFMSQLLDGLGYERPSIKIPAFIMMPIAHLVELTYKVLGPYGMTVPQLTPSRVRLLSCSRTFDSTKAKDRLGYAPVVPLQEGIRRTIDSFSHLTAGSQSKREGPSKASRILGGGKVADTLLWKDLKQTLIAIFILISIYYNFVATGSTVVTALSKALLVASVFLFLHGILPEKIFGYTVEKIPASQFHLSKDSSHDLSLSVISSWNTTVKALRSLCQGNDWSFFFKVVFVLLALSLAGAISLHSIFVIGLPIAFLAFLVYEKKEQEIDSIVVSFKSFACKHKSDVYEKLFGSKKHD; encoded by the exons ATGTCGCCGGCAGCTACGGAGACGGAGCGATGGTGCGTTGTTACCGGCGGTAGAGGATTCGCGGCGAGGCATCTTGTTGAAATGCTCGTACGCTACGAAATGTTTTGCGTCCGTATCGCCGATTTAGCTCCGGCGATAATGCTTGATCCTCAGGAAGGGAACGGAGTTCTCGACGAAGGATTAAGATCTGGTCGTGTTCAATATATCTCCGCTGATCTTCGAGATAAATCTCAAGTCGTTAAAG CTTTTCAGGGAGCGGAGGTGGTGTTTCATATGGCAGCTCCAGATTCTTCTATTAACAATCATCAGCTTCAGTATTCGGTGAATGTTCAAG GGACACAAAATGTGATTGATGCTTGTGTTGATGTTGGAGTAAAGAGGCTTATTTACACTAGCTCTCCTAGTGTTGTGTTTGATGGTGTTCATGGTATTTTGAACGGTACTGAATCAATGGCTTACCCAATTAAG CACAATGACTCATATTCAGCAACTAAAGCTGAAGGAGAAGAGTTGATCATGAAGGCTAATGGTAGAAATGGACTACTCACTTGTTGCATACGTCCAAGCAGTATTTTTGGTCCCGGTGATAGATTATTGGTTCCGTCGCTTGTTGCTGCTGCTAGGGCTGGGAAATCTAAG TTTATTATTGGTGATGGGAATAATCTCTATGATTTCACTTACGTTGAGAATGTTGCTCATGCCCATGTTTGTGCTGAGCGTGCTCTAGCTTCAGGAGGAGATGTTTCTACAAAAGCTGCAGGACAG GCATATTTCATTACCAACATGGAGCCAATTAAATTTTGGGAATTTATGTCACAGCTCCTTGATGGACTTGGTTACGAGAG GCCAAGCATAAAGATCCCTGCGTTTATCATGATGCCGATTGCGCATCTGGTTGAACTGACATATAAAGTGTTGGGACCATATGGGATGACAGTACCACAACTAACACCTTCAAGAGTTAGGCTTCTCTCATGCAGCAGAACTTTCGATTCCACGAAAGCAAAGGATCGACTAGGCTATGCTCCTGTGGTCCCACTTCAG GAAGGTATACGGAGGACGATAGACTCATTCTCTCACCTAACAGCTGGAAGTCAATCCAAAAGAGAGGGCCCATCCAAGGCTTCTAGGATTCTTGGAGGCGGAAAGG TTGCTGATACACTTCTCTGGAAGGATTTAAAGCAGACTCTTATTGCCATATTCATTCTAATTAGTATCTATTATAACTTTGTTGCAACTGGGTCTACCGTCGTAACTGCTCTTTCGAAGGCTCTATTGGTAGCATCTGTATTTTTGTTCCTCCATGGCATTCTACCAGAGAAAAT ATTTGGTTATACAGTTGAAAAGATTCCTGCATCGCAATTTCACCTCTCAAAAGACTCATCACATGACCTCTCATTGTCAGTGATCTCTTCATGGAACACCACTGTAAAAGCTTTAAGATCTCTTTGCCAGGGGAATGATTGGAGCTTCTTTTTCAAG GTGGTCTTCGTTTTGTTAGCATTGAGTTTGGCTGGAGCCATATCTCTTCACAGCATATTTGTTATAG GACTGCCCATTGCCTTCCTTGCTTTTCTCGTGTACGAAAAGAAAGAGCAAGAGATCGACTCAATAGTGGTGAGTTTTAAATCTTTCGCATGCAAGCACAAATCCGATGTGTATGAGAAATTGTTCGGAAGCAAGAAACATGACTAA
- the 3BETAHSD/D2 gene encoding 3beta-hydroxysteroid-dehydrogenase/decarboxylase isoform 2 (3beta-hydroxysteroid-dehydrogenase/decarboxylase isoform 2 (3BETAHSD/D2); FUNCTIONS IN: 3-beta-hydroxy-delta5-steroid dehydrogenase activity, sterol-4-alpha-carboxylate 3-dehydrogenase (decarboxylating) activity; INVOLVED IN: steroid biosynthetic process, metabolic process; LOCATED IN: membrane; EXPRESSED IN: 12 plant structures; EXPRESSED DURING: 4 anthesis, petal differentiation and expansion stage, E expanded cotyledon stage, D bilateral stage; CONTAINS InterPro DOMAIN/s: Reticulon (InterPro:IPR003388), 3-beta hydroxysteroid dehydrogenase/isomerase (InterPro:IPR002225), NAD(P)-binding domain (InterPro:IPR016040); BEST Arabidopsis thaliana protein match is: 3beta-hydroxysteroid-dehydrogenase/decarboxylase isoform 1 (TAIR:AT1G47290.2); Has 35333 Blast hits to 34131 proteins in 2444 species: Archae - 798; Bacteria - 22429; Metazoa - 974; Fungi - 991; Plants - 531; Viruses - 0; Other Eukaryotes - 9610 (source: NCBI BLink).) encodes MAAPDSSINNHQLQYSVNVQGTQNVIDACVDVGVKRLIYTSSPSVVFDGVHGILNGTESMAYPIKHNDSYSATKAEGEELIMKANGRNGLLTCCIRPSSIFGPGDRLLVPSLVAAARAGKSKFIIGDGNNLYDFTYVENVAHAHVCAERALASGGDVSTKAAGQAYFITNMEPIKFWEFMSQLLDGLGYERPSIKIPAFIMMPIAHLVELTYKVLGPYGMTVPQLTPSRVRLLSCSRTFDSTKAKDRLGYAPVVPLQEGIRRTIDSFSHLTAGSQSKREGPSKASRILGGGKVADTLLWKDLKQTLIAIFILISIYYNFVATGSTVVTALSKALLVASVFLFLHGILPEKIFGYTVEKIPASQFHLSKDSSHDLSLSVISSWNTTVKALRSLCQGNDWSFFFKVVFVLLALSLAGAISLHSIFVIGLPIAFLAFLVYEKKEQEIDSIVVSFKSFACKHKSDVYEKLFGSKKHD; translated from the exons ATGGCAGCTCCAGATTCTTCTATTAACAATCATCAGCTTCAGTATTCGGTGAATGTTCAAG GGACACAAAATGTGATTGATGCTTGTGTTGATGTTGGAGTAAAGAGGCTTATTTACACTAGCTCTCCTAGTGTTGTGTTTGATGGTGTTCATGGTATTTTGAACGGTACTGAATCAATGGCTTACCCAATTAAG CACAATGACTCATATTCAGCAACTAAAGCTGAAGGAGAAGAGTTGATCATGAAGGCTAATGGTAGAAATGGACTACTCACTTGTTGCATACGTCCAAGCAGTATTTTTGGTCCCGGTGATAGATTATTGGTTCCGTCGCTTGTTGCTGCTGCTAGGGCTGGGAAATCTAAG TTTATTATTGGTGATGGGAATAATCTCTATGATTTCACTTACGTTGAGAATGTTGCTCATGCCCATGTTTGTGCTGAGCGTGCTCTAGCTTCAGGAGGAGATGTTTCTACAAAAGCTGCAGGACAG GCATATTTCATTACCAACATGGAGCCAATTAAATTTTGGGAATTTATGTCACAGCTCCTTGATGGACTTGGTTACGAGAG GCCAAGCATAAAGATCCCTGCGTTTATCATGATGCCGATTGCGCATCTGGTTGAACTGACATATAAAGTGTTGGGACCATATGGGATGACAGTACCACAACTAACACCTTCAAGAGTTAGGCTTCTCTCATGCAGCAGAACTTTCGATTCCACGAAAGCAAAGGATCGACTAGGCTATGCTCCTGTGGTCCCACTTCAG GAAGGTATACGGAGGACGATAGACTCATTCTCTCACCTAACAGCTGGAAGTCAATCCAAAAGAGAGGGCCCATCCAAGGCTTCTAGGATTCTTGGAGGCGGAAAGG TTGCTGATACACTTCTCTGGAAGGATTTAAAGCAGACTCTTATTGCCATATTCATTCTAATTAGTATCTATTATAACTTTGTTGCAACTGGGTCTACCGTCGTAACTGCTCTTTCGAAGGCTCTATTGGTAGCATCTGTATTTTTGTTCCTCCATGGCATTCTACCAGAGAAAAT ATTTGGTTATACAGTTGAAAAGATTCCTGCATCGCAATTTCACCTCTCAAAAGACTCATCACATGACCTCTCATTGTCAGTGATCTCTTCATGGAACACCACTGTAAAAGCTTTAAGATCTCTTTGCCAGGGGAATGATTGGAGCTTCTTTTTCAAG GTGGTCTTCGTTTTGTTAGCATTGAGTTTGGCTGGAGCCATATCTCTTCACAGCATATTTGTTATAG GACTGCCCATTGCCTTCCTTGCTTTTCTCGTGTACGAAAAGAAAGAGCAAGAGATCGACTCAATAGTGGTGAGTTTTAAATCTTTCGCATGCAAGCACAAATCCGATGTGTATGAGAAATTGTTCGGAAGCAAGAAACATGACTAA
- a CDS encoding uricase / urate oxidase / nodulin 35 (uricase / urate oxidase / nodulin 35, putative; FUNCTIONS IN: urate oxidase activity, oxidoreductase activity; INVOLVED IN: oxidation reduction, purine base metabolic process; LOCATED IN: peroxisome; EXPRESSED IN: 22 plant structures; EXPRESSED DURING: 13 growth stages; CONTAINS InterPro DOMAIN/s: Uricase, conserved site (InterPro:IPR019842), Uricase (InterPro:IPR002042); Has 677 Blast hits to 673 proteins in 262 species: Archae - 5; Bacteria - 239; Metazoa - 140; Fungi - 185; Plants - 90; Viruses - 0; Other Eukaryotes - 18 (source: NCBI BLink).) — MAQEADGIRLDQRHGKARVRVGRVWRHAHDGSHHFVEWNVSISLLSHCLSSYRLDDNSDIVATDTIKNTVYVKAKECGDRLSVEEFAILIGKHFCSFYPQVFTAIVNIIEKPWERVSIDGKPHLHGFKLGSENHTTEARVEKSGALNLTSGIGGLALLKTTQSGFERFVRDKYTILPETRERMLATEVNASWRYSYESVASIPTKGLYFSEKFMDVKKVLMDTFFGPPETGVYSPSVQRTLYLMGSAVLKRFADVSSIHLKMPNIHFLPVNLSTKENPSMVKFKDDVYLPTDEPHGSIEATLSRITSKL, encoded by the exons ATGGCACAAGAAGCCGATGGGATCAGATTGGACCAAAGACATGGGAAGGCTCGAGTGAGAGTTGGAAGAGTTTGGCGTCATGCTCATGATGGATCTCATCACTTTGTTGAATGGAATGTTAGCATCAGTCTTCTCTCTCACTGTCTCTCTTCTTACCGTCTTGATGATAACTCTGATATTGTCGCCACAGATACCATTAAAAACACT GTTTATGTGAAAGCCAAGGAATGTGGAGATCGGCTCTCGGTGGAGGAATTTGCCATACTTATTGGGAAACACTTTTGCTCATTTTATCCACAG GTATTTACTGCTATCGTGAATATCATTGAGAAGCCCTGGGAGCGTGTCTCCATCGATGGAAAACCACATTTACATG gtTTTAAGCTTGGGTCAGAGAACCATACTACAGAGGCAAGAGTAGAAAAGTCTGGTGCATTAAACTTAACTTCCGGTATTGGAGGACTAGCTCTACTGAAGACAACCCAG TCAGGATTTGAGAGGTTTGTCAGAGACAAATACACCATTCTGCCTGAAACTCGTGAGCGAATGCTGGCCACAGAGGTTAATGCATCTTGGAG GTACTCGTATGAGTCAGTTGCAAGCATTCCAACAAAAGGACTCTACTTTAGCGAGAAGTTCATGGACGTTAAGAAAGTTCTGATGGATACTTTCTTTGGTCCACCAGAAACTGGTGTGTATAGCCCTTCTGTCCAACGCACTCTCTACCTCATGGGAAGCGCCGTActgaaaag GTTCGCTGATGTATCATCGATTCACCTAAAAATGCCAAATATTCATTTTCTACCAGTAAATCTTTCAACGAAGGAAAACCCTTCAATGGTGAAG TTTAAAGATGATGTGTACCTGCCAACCGATGAACCTCATGGATCTATAGAAGCAACTCTAAGCCGTATAACCTCGAAACTATGA
- a CDS encoding Transmembrane proteins 14C (Transmembrane proteins 14C; INVOLVED IN: biological_process unknown; LOCATED IN: mitochondrion; EXPRESSED IN: 24 plant structures; EXPRESSED DURING: 13 growth stages; CONTAINS InterPro DOMAIN/s: Uncharacterised protein family UPF0136, Transmembrane (InterPro:IPR005349); BEST Arabidopsis thaliana protein match is: Transmembrane proteins 14C (TAIR:AT3G43520.1); Has 421 Blast hits to 421 proteins in 127 species: Archae - 0; Bacteria - 39; Metazoa - 202; Fungi - 39; Plants - 124; Viruses - 0; Other Eukaryotes - 17 (source: NCBI BLink).) codes for MDSSLSQKFTLAYASLLGVGGLMGYLKRGSKISLVAGGGSAALFYYVYTELPGNPVLASSIGIVGSAALTGMMGSRYLRTRKVVPAGLVSVVSLVMTGAYLHGLIRSS; via the exons atggactCATCTTTGTCGCAGAAGTTCACTCTTGCTTATGCTTCTCTCCTCGGAG TTGGTGGGTTGATGGGTTACCTGAAACGCGGAAGCAAAATATCACTTGTCGCAGGAGGAGGTTCAGCTGCGTTGTTCTATTATGTATACACGGAGCTCCCAGGAAATCCAGTCTTAGCATCCTCCATTGGCATTG TGGGGTCGGCGGCACTGACAGGGATGATGGGATCACGTTACCTAAGGACGAGGAAAGTGGTACCGGCTGGACTTGTGTCGGTGGTGTCACTCGTCATGACTGGAGCTTACTTGCACGGCCTCATTCGCTCAAGTTGA